In a single window of the Nocardiopsis composta genome:
- a CDS encoding SDR family oxidoreductase, producing the protein MPRTALVTGATGTVSTALIEELAGTGVRLRALVRAEARAEALRRRGVEAVVGDLGDARSLPPAFEGVQDVWLLVPNGPRAPENNMNAVWAARRAGVQRIVRLSAVGAAHDAPTRSGRLHALSDRETEASGLRWTILRPLWFMQNLLNEAGEVAAAGTLSLNMASARLGMVDARDVAACAARVLLDAPDRHHGAAYTLSGPRPVSFDEVADHLGRALGRPVAYRPVDDGAKRAALLGHGVPEWIADMLEEYARAYASGWGDFTTGAVAGLLGRPPRDIADFARDHAAAFAPAAGA; encoded by the coding sequence ATGCCGCGCACCGCACTGGTCACCGGAGCCACCGGGACCGTGTCCACCGCGCTGATCGAGGAGCTGGCCGGGACCGGCGTGCGGCTCCGCGCCCTGGTCCGGGCCGAGGCCCGGGCCGAGGCCCTCCGCCGGCGGGGCGTCGAGGCCGTCGTCGGCGACCTCGGCGACGCCCGGTCGCTGCCGCCCGCCTTCGAGGGCGTGCAGGACGTGTGGCTGCTCGTCCCGAACGGCCCGCGCGCCCCGGAGAACAACATGAACGCCGTGTGGGCGGCGCGCCGGGCCGGCGTGCAGCGCATCGTGCGGCTGTCCGCCGTCGGCGCCGCGCACGACGCGCCGACCCGCAGCGGCCGGCTGCACGCCCTGTCGGACCGGGAGACCGAGGCGTCCGGCCTGCGCTGGACGATCCTGCGCCCGCTCTGGTTCATGCAGAACCTGCTGAACGAGGCGGGCGAAGTCGCCGCCGCCGGCACGCTCTCGCTGAACATGGCCTCGGCGCGGCTCGGCATGGTCGACGCGCGCGACGTCGCCGCGTGCGCCGCCCGCGTGCTGCTGGACGCCCCGGACCGGCACCACGGCGCGGCCTACACCCTCAGCGGCCCGCGCCCGGTGTCCTTCGACGAGGTCGCCGACCACCTGGGCCGCGCGCTCGGCAGACCGGTCGCCTACCGGCCGGTCGACGACGGCGCCAAGCGCGCGGCGCTGCTCGGCCACGGAGTCCCGGAGTGGATCGCGGACATGCTGGAGGAGTACGCGCGGGCGTACGCCTCCGGCTGGGGCGACTTCACCACCGGCGCGGTCGCCGGCCTCCTCGGCCGTCCCCCGCGGGACATCGCCGACTTCGCCCGCGACCACGCCGCCGCGTTCGCCCCGGCCGCCGGGGCCTGA
- a CDS encoding FMN reductase: MTEPRIAAVSAGLSVPSSTRLLADRLTEAAGRALRERGAAPAAEVIELRDHAHALTDNLLTGFPSGDLKAAVDAASRADGLIAVTPIFNASYSGLFKTFFDVLEEGALQGTPVLIAATGGTPRHSLALEHALRPMFAHLRAVTVPTAVYAASEDWGAGGAAHGDLVSRIDRAAGEFAGLVAGRPAAARPDPYDEPVPFERLLSGE, encoded by the coding sequence GTGACCGAGCCCCGCATCGCCGCCGTCTCCGCCGGGCTGAGCGTGCCCTCGTCCACCCGGCTGCTGGCCGACCGGCTCACCGAGGCCGCCGGCCGCGCCCTGCGCGAGCGGGGCGCGGCCCCCGCCGCCGAGGTGATCGAGCTGCGCGACCACGCCCACGCGCTCACCGACAACCTGCTCACCGGCTTCCCCTCCGGCGACCTCAAGGCGGCGGTGGACGCCGCCTCCCGGGCCGACGGGCTGATCGCGGTGACGCCGATCTTCAACGCCTCCTACAGCGGCCTGTTCAAGACGTTCTTCGACGTCCTGGAGGAGGGGGCGCTGCAGGGCACCCCGGTGCTCATCGCCGCCACCGGCGGGACGCCGCGCCACTCGCTGGCCCTGGAGCACGCCCTCCGGCCGATGTTCGCCCACCTGCGCGCGGTGACCGTGCCGACCGCGGTCTACGCCGCCTCGGAGGACTGGGGCGCCGGCGGCGCCGCCCACGGCGACCTGGTCTCCCGGATCGACCGTGCGGCCGGCGAGTTCGCCGGCCTGGTGGCCGGCCGGCCCGCGGCGGCCCGGCCCGACCCCTACGACGAGCCGGTGCCGTTCGAGCGGCTGCTCTCCGGGGAGTGA
- a CDS encoding ABC-F family ATP-binding cassette domain-containing protein: protein MDALHSRDRLSGRSAHELLSELNTAGRLPAGASAHVRARGIRVVLGGRPVLSGVDATVSQRSRTALVGENGRGKTTLLRVLSGDLAPDEGRVERAGTVGVVHQSLASRDGETVGTLLAGAVRLPHLALRALDLATEGLENGDEDAEALYTAALDAAVRLDAWDAERRVDVALEGLGACTDRDRELATLSVGERYRVRLACVLGAAHDILLLDEPTNHLDADAQAFLAAHLRSHPGGLAIVTHDRALLREVADDFLDLDPSMDGRPRVFAGGYEGWQEGRRRERERWTQEHEAQQAEHARLAQAAQEARNRLSTGWRPDKGTGKHQRQSHAAGTVQSLKRKQEALEAHKVTVPRPPLSLHWPRLPAKRGAPVLRCEEVTVAGRLRAPVSLEIEGGDRLLVTGPNGVGKSTLLAVVTGGVDPTTGAVHRSAGARIAHLSQEVPDWGDGLQAHEVHRRHTARLVSEGEVAASEIVPLRGTGLLDAEALRTPVGRMSEGQKRRLHLALCLAGRPHLLILDEPTNHLSPLLVDELTDALRETPAAVVVATHDRRMLGDFADWTPLVLSAGEEGSGR from the coding sequence GTGGACGCACTTCACTCACGCGACCGGCTGTCCGGCCGGTCGGCGCATGAACTCCTCTCCGAACTGAACACGGCCGGGCGACTACCGGCCGGCGCGAGCGCGCACGTCCGCGCCCGCGGGATCCGGGTGGTCCTCGGCGGGCGCCCGGTCCTCTCCGGCGTCGACGCCACCGTCTCCCAGCGGTCCCGCACCGCCCTGGTGGGCGAGAACGGCCGGGGCAAGACGACCCTGCTGCGGGTCCTCTCCGGCGACCTGGCCCCCGACGAGGGCCGGGTGGAGCGCGCGGGCACGGTGGGCGTCGTCCACCAGTCGCTCGCCTCCCGCGACGGCGAGACCGTCGGCACCCTGCTCGCCGGGGCGGTGCGCCTGCCGCACCTGGCCCTGCGCGCGCTGGACCTGGCCACCGAGGGCCTGGAGAACGGGGACGAGGACGCGGAGGCCCTGTACACGGCGGCGCTCGACGCCGCCGTGCGGCTCGACGCCTGGGACGCCGAGCGCCGGGTGGACGTCGCCCTTGAAGGGCTCGGCGCCTGCACCGACCGGGACCGCGAACTGGCCACCCTGTCCGTGGGCGAGCGCTACCGGGTGCGCCTGGCCTGCGTGCTCGGCGCCGCCCACGACATCCTGCTGCTGGACGAGCCCACCAACCACCTGGACGCCGACGCGCAGGCGTTCCTCGCCGCCCACCTGCGGTCGCACCCGGGCGGCCTGGCGATCGTCACCCACGACCGCGCCCTGCTGCGCGAGGTCGCCGACGACTTCCTCGACCTGGACCCGAGCATGGACGGGCGGCCGCGGGTGTTCGCCGGGGGATACGAGGGGTGGCAGGAGGGCCGCCGCCGCGAGCGCGAGCGGTGGACCCAGGAGCACGAGGCCCAGCAGGCCGAGCACGCCAGGCTGGCGCAGGCCGCGCAGGAGGCGCGGAACCGGCTGTCCACCGGGTGGAGGCCGGACAAGGGCACCGGCAAGCACCAGCGCCAGTCGCACGCGGCGGGTACGGTGCAGAGCCTCAAGCGCAAGCAGGAGGCGCTGGAGGCGCACAAGGTCACCGTGCCCCGGCCGCCGCTCTCGCTGCACTGGCCGCGGCTGCCGGCCAAGCGCGGCGCCCCCGTGCTGCGCTGCGAGGAGGTGACCGTCGCGGGGCGGCTGCGCGCGCCGGTGTCCCTGGAGATCGAGGGCGGCGACCGGCTGCTCGTCACCGGCCCGAACGGGGTCGGGAAGTCGACGCTGCTCGCGGTGGTCACCGGCGGCGTGGATCCGACGACCGGGGCGGTGCACCGGTCCGCGGGCGCCCGGATCGCCCACCTGTCCCAGGAGGTCCCGGACTGGGGCGATGGGCTCCAGGCCCACGAGGTGCACCGGCGGCACACCGCGCGGCTCGTCTCGGAGGGGGAGGTGGCCGCCTCCGAGATCGTGCCGCTGCGCGGCACGGGCCTGCTGGACGCCGAGGCGCTCCGCACGCCGGTGGGCCGGATGTCGGAGGGGCAGAAGCGCCGCCTGCACCTCGCGCTCTGCCTTGCCGGACGCCCCCACCTGCTGATCCTCGACGAGCCGACCAACCACCTGTCGCCGCTGCTGGTCGACGAGCTCACCGACGCGCTGCGGGAGACGCCCGCGGCCGTCGTCGTCGCCACGCACGACCGCCGGATGCTCGGCGATTTCGCGGACTGGACGCCGCTGGTCCTCTCCGCGGGGGAGGAGGGGAGCGGCCGCTGA
- a CDS encoding FkbM family methyltransferase, whose protein sequence is MGAGIRRAAAHRVLGGLGRWVSFVEAEMAGLRRVVRPGDVCLDVGAEYGLYSYALSHLAGERGEVHAFEPQPGPFRVIGAGAAALGCANVRRHRLALGARERESAMSVPVRRGLPVHGRAFVTDGASGKGPNEEFAGERVVPVSVRTVDGLVDSGVLDRVDFVKADVEGAEPLVLEGAEKTLERYRPALLLEIEDRHLAKYGRSADGLAAWLRERGYAMQAWSRTGWRPVRRVVPQRRNYLFRAG, encoded by the coding sequence ATGGGCGCGGGAATCAGGCGGGCGGCGGCGCACCGGGTGCTCGGCGGGCTCGGGCGGTGGGTCTCGTTCGTGGAGGCGGAGATGGCCGGGCTGCGCCGGGTGGTGCGGCCCGGGGACGTCTGCCTGGACGTCGGGGCCGAGTACGGGCTGTACAGCTACGCCCTCTCGCACCTGGCGGGGGAGCGGGGCGAGGTGCACGCCTTCGAGCCGCAGCCGGGGCCGTTCCGGGTGATCGGGGCCGGGGCCGCGGCGCTGGGCTGCGCCAACGTGCGCCGGCACCGGCTGGCGCTGGGCGCGCGGGAGCGGGAGTCGGCGATGAGCGTCCCGGTCCGCCGCGGGCTGCCGGTGCACGGCCGGGCCTTCGTCACCGACGGCGCCTCCGGGAAGGGGCCGAACGAGGAGTTCGCCGGGGAGCGGGTGGTCCCGGTGTCGGTGCGGACCGTGGACGGCCTGGTCGACTCCGGCGTGCTGGACCGGGTGGACTTCGTCAAGGCCGATGTGGAGGGGGCCGAACCGCTGGTGCTGGAGGGGGCGGAGAAGACCCTGGAGCGGTACCGGCCCGCGCTGCTGCTGGAGATCGAGGACCGGCACCTGGCCAAGTACGGCCGGAGCGCGGACGGCCTCGCCGCCTGGCTGCGCGAGCGCGGGTACGCCATGCAGGCCTGGAGCCGCACCGGGTGGCGGCCGGTGCGCAGGGTCGTCCCGCAGCGCCGCAATTACCTGTTCCGGGCGGGGTAG
- a CDS encoding LLM class flavin-dependent oxidoreductase, whose product MQFGIFSVGDVTTDPTTGRTPSEGERIDAMVRIALKAEEVGLDVFATGEHHNPPFVPSSPTTMLGYIAARTERLVLSTATTLITTNDPVKIAEDFAMLQHLAGGRVDLMMGRGNTGPVYPWFGQDIRQGIPLAVENYHLLHRLWREDVVNWEGRFRTPLQGFTSTPRPLDGVPPFVWHGSIRSPEIAEQAAYYGDGFFHNNIFWPAEHTKRMIDLYRRRYEHYGHGRADQAVVGLGGQVFMRKNSQDAVREFRPYFDNAPVYGHGPSLEEFTRETPLTVGSPQQVIERTLRFREDFGDYQRQLFLMDHAGLPLKTVLEQLDMLGEEVVPVLRREFAAGRPADVPDAPTHASLLAAKENSAALQTVQEEK is encoded by the coding sequence ATGCAGTTCGGGATCTTCTCGGTCGGCGACGTGACGACCGACCCCACCACCGGCCGCACGCCCAGTGAGGGCGAGCGGATCGACGCGATGGTCCGCATCGCGCTCAAGGCCGAAGAGGTCGGCCTGGACGTCTTCGCCACCGGCGAGCACCACAACCCGCCGTTCGTGCCGTCCTCGCCGACCACCATGCTCGGCTACATCGCGGCGCGCACCGAGCGGCTGGTGCTCTCCACCGCGACCACCCTGATCACCACCAACGACCCGGTGAAGATCGCCGAGGACTTCGCGATGCTGCAGCACCTGGCCGGCGGCCGGGTCGACCTGATGATGGGCCGCGGCAACACCGGGCCGGTCTACCCCTGGTTCGGCCAGGACATCCGGCAGGGCATCCCGCTGGCCGTGGAGAACTACCACCTGCTGCATCGGCTCTGGCGGGAGGACGTGGTGAACTGGGAGGGCAGGTTCCGCACCCCGCTGCAGGGCTTCACCTCCACTCCGCGCCCGCTGGACGGGGTCCCGCCGTTCGTCTGGCACGGCTCCATCCGCAGCCCGGAGATCGCCGAGCAGGCCGCCTACTACGGCGACGGCTTCTTCCACAACAACATCTTCTGGCCGGCCGAGCACACCAAGCGGATGATCGACCTGTACCGGCGCCGCTACGAGCACTACGGCCACGGCCGCGCCGACCAGGCCGTCGTCGGCCTGGGCGGGCAGGTGTTCATGCGGAAGAACTCCCAGGACGCGGTGCGCGAGTTCCGGCCCTACTTCGACAACGCCCCGGTGTACGGGCACGGCCCGTCGCTGGAGGAGTTCACCCGGGAGACCCCGCTGACCGTCGGTAGCCCGCAGCAGGTCATCGAGCGCACCCTGCGGTTCCGCGAGGACTTCGGCGACTACCAGCGCCAGCTGTTCCTGATGGACCACGCCGGGCTGCCGCTGAAGACCGTGCTAGAGCAGCTGGACATGCTCGGCGAGGAGGTCGTCCCGGTGCTCCGCCGCGAGTTCGCCGCGGGCCGCCCGGCCGACGTGCCCGACGCCCCCACCCACGCGAGCCTGCTCGCCGCCAAGGAGAACAGCGCCGCCCTGCAGACCGTTCAGGAGGAGAAGTGA
- a CDS encoding MarR family winged helix-turn-helix transcriptional regulator has protein sequence MKDNVDRRMDQWRVERPDIDPAPMGVVGRIQRASRLLERELRDNFAKFDLQIWEFDMAGTLLRSGPPYQLTAGQLVESSMVTSGAITNRIDRLVAKGLVTREVDPRNRRSVLITLTEQGKELIDRVVADHVDLEARLLSTLSGPDRERLAGLLRELLIGLGDGDPGNPLKS, from the coding sequence GTGAAGGACAACGTCGACCGGCGGATGGACCAGTGGCGGGTCGAGCGGCCCGACATCGATCCCGCGCCGATGGGCGTGGTGGGCCGGATCCAGCGCGCCTCCCGCCTGCTCGAACGCGAGCTCCGCGACAACTTCGCAAAGTTCGACCTGCAGATATGGGAGTTCGACATGGCGGGGACGCTGCTCCGCTCCGGGCCCCCCTACCAGCTGACCGCGGGGCAGCTGGTCGAGTCCTCGATGGTCACCTCCGGGGCGATCACCAACCGGATCGACCGCCTCGTCGCCAAAGGACTGGTGACCCGCGAGGTCGACCCGCGGAACCGGCGCAGCGTGCTGATCACCCTGACCGAGCAGGGCAAGGAGCTGATCGACCGGGTCGTGGCCGACCACGTCGACCTGGAGGCCCGGCTCCTCAGCACACTGAGCGGCCCGGACCGGGAGCGGCTCGCCGGGCTCCTGCGCGAGCTGCTCATCGGCCTCGGCGACGGCGATCCCGGCAACCCGCTGAAGTCCTAG
- a CDS encoding EamA family transporter, whose product MTQVSNRPAPGSAPPAGGGPALTALTALAPAMWGTTYLVTTEFLPPGHPLASGVLRALPAGLILLAVTRTLPRGAWLWRSLVLGTLNIGALFALLFVAAYRLPGGVAATLFAVQPLIVVGLAFLLLGERPTRWRLGWGLAGAAGVGLIVLQGRISFDLWGVLAGIAAAAVMAGGIVLTKRWGLPQGVGPTALAGWQLTAGGLVLLPLALFEGLPPEPDLRAVGGYAWLAVAGALLTYPVWFRGIGRLPVVSVSFLPLLSPAVAAVLGWLLLGESLTPWQGLGFALALTAVAAAQLTPEAARGLIRIPTSRRGA is encoded by the coding sequence ATGACGCAGGTCTCGAACCGGCCGGCCCCGGGCAGCGCCCCGCCTGCGGGCGGCGGCCCGGCGCTGACCGCGCTGACCGCCCTCGCGCCGGCCATGTGGGGCACCACCTACCTGGTCACCACCGAGTTCCTCCCGCCCGGCCACCCGCTGGCGTCCGGGGTGCTCCGCGCGCTGCCGGCGGGGCTGATCCTGCTCGCCGTCACCCGCACACTGCCGCGCGGCGCGTGGCTGTGGCGCTCGCTGGTGCTCGGCACCCTCAACATCGGAGCGCTCTTCGCGCTGCTGTTCGTCGCCGCCTACCGGTTGCCGGGCGGTGTCGCGGCGACCCTCTTCGCGGTCCAGCCGCTGATCGTCGTCGGACTGGCGTTCCTCCTGCTCGGCGAGAGGCCGACCCGCTGGCGGCTCGGCTGGGGCCTGGCCGGCGCGGCGGGGGTCGGGCTGATCGTCCTGCAGGGCCGGATCTCCTTCGACCTGTGGGGCGTCCTGGCCGGGATCGCGGCCGCCGCCGTGATGGCCGGCGGGATCGTGCTGACCAAGCGCTGGGGGCTCCCGCAAGGCGTCGGCCCGACGGCCCTCGCCGGCTGGCAGCTCACCGCCGGCGGCCTGGTGCTCCTCCCGCTCGCCCTCTTCGAGGGCCTCCCTCCCGAACCGGACCTGCGCGCGGTCGGCGGCTACGCCTGGCTGGCCGTCGCGGGAGCCCTGCTCACCTACCCGGTCTGGTTCCGCGGCATCGGCAGGCTGCCGGTGGTCTCCGTGTCGTTCCTCCCCCTGCTCTCCCCCGCGGTCGCCGCCGTCCTGGGGTGGCTGCTCCTCGGCGAGTCCCTGACGCCCTGGCAGGGCCTCGGGTTCGCACTCGCGCTGACCGCCGTCGCCGCCGCCCAGCTCACCCCGGAGGCCGCCCGCGGCCTGATCCGCATCCCCACTTCACGCAGAGGAGCATGA